A window from Cryptomeria japonica chromosome 1, Sugi_1.0, whole genome shotgun sequence encodes these proteins:
- the LOC131039774 gene encoding uncharacterized protein LOC131039774, with protein sequence MSGQLKKRSREEEFLPDSPKRFHCEAELQILDLLEDKIQQEEKYKPSEEMVNGVMRSLEKEIGVKICSGLTKNDSVASDLTSRYEIEGGDCGKIDLDYLLAASDDELGIPPSPLRISEEKQYHSTLLSSDFKENLEPKGFVDNWNFNDDWVDSKQFSEFVDPLAWDALTPGPSIEGNFSVPWRLEY encoded by the coding sequence ATGTCTGGTCAGTTGAAGAAACGCAGCCGTGAAGAAGAGTTTCTGCCGGATTCTCCAAAGCGTTTTCACTGTGAAGCAGAGCTGCAAATCTTAGACTTGTTGGAAGACAAAATCCAACAAGAAGAGAAGTACAAACCCAGTGAGGAGATGGTTAATGGGGTCATGAGAAGTCTGGAGAAAGAGATTGGTGTAAAGATTTGCTCTGGATTAACGAAAAACGATTCTGTGGCCTCTGATCTCACCAGCAGATATGAAATTGAGGGTGGAGATTGTGGTAAAATCGATCTGGATTACTTGCTCGCTGCCTCCGATGATGAACTTGGTATTCCGCCCAGCCCGCTTAGGATTTCAGAGGAGAAACAGTATCATTCTACTCTTCTTTCTTCAGATTTTAAAGAGAATCTGGAGCCTAAGGGTTTTGTTGATAACTGGAACTTTAATGACGATTGGGTGGACAGCAAGCAGTTCTCAGAGTTTGTGGATCCTCTTGCCTGGGACGCTTTGACCCCAGGGCCGTCTATAGAGGGCAACTTTTCCGTGCCGTGGAGATTGGaatattga